A single genomic interval of Devosia oryziradicis harbors:
- a CDS encoding TetR/AcrR family transcriptional regulator — translation MDERLAARAAPAKRERNSEKTKAAILVAARAEFAERGFEGARVDAIAALAGANKRLLYHYFGNKEDLYRAVLLDAYGEIRRGERALSLDQFGPVDAMDRLVRFTFRHFLANPWFPRLLGTENIENARFLKTLPDIQALHSPLVGQIRTIVERGAELGIFRRDVDPVQLYISIAALGFFYVSNMATLSVIFSRDLSAIDMVQEREAQAVQMVLDYLRTKPA, via the coding sequence ATGGACGAGCGGCTCGCGGCAAGGGCAGCGCCGGCAAAGCGCGAGAGAAATTCGGAAAAGACCAAGGCGGCGATCCTGGTCGCGGCGCGAGCCGAATTTGCCGAGCGCGGTTTCGAGGGCGCGCGCGTCGACGCCATCGCAGCCCTGGCGGGGGCCAACAAGCGACTGCTCTACCACTATTTCGGCAACAAGGAAGATCTCTACCGGGCCGTGCTGCTCGATGCCTACGGGGAGATCCGACGCGGCGAACGGGCCTTGTCGCTCGACCAGTTCGGGCCGGTCGATGCCATGGACCGCCTGGTGCGCTTCACCTTCCGCCACTTCCTCGCCAATCCATGGTTTCCGCGTCTGCTGGGCACGGAGAACATCGAGAATGCGCGGTTCCTCAAGACGCTTCCCGATATCCAGGCGCTGCATTCCCCGCTGGTGGGTCAGATCAGGACCATCGTCGAACGCGGTGCGGAACTGGGCATCTTCCGGCGCGACGTCGATCCGGTGCAGCTCTACATCTCCATTGCCGCCCTCGGCTTTTTCTATGTCTCCAACATGGCAACGCTGTCGGTGATCTTTTCTCGAGACCTCAGCGCCATCGACATGGTGCAGGAGCGCGAAGCCCAGGCGGTGCAGATGGTGCTCGACTACCTCAGGACCAAGCCGGCTTAG
- a CDS encoding Gfo/Idh/MocA family protein produces MADRRLGLIMHGVTGRMGYNQHLVRSILAIRDQGGIALSNGDRLVVDPIIVGRDADKIERLAKKHDIKRWGSDLDAALANPDDTVFFDAGTTLMRASLIEKALAAGKHVYCEKPTSDSLDVAVNLAKTARASGLKHGVVQDKLFLPGLMKLKMLRDSGFFGKILSVRGEFGYWVFEGDWQPAQRPSWNYRKADGGGIILDMLCHWRYVLDNLFGEVQAVSCLGATHIPERVDEKGNRFKADTDDAAYATFELEGGVVAQINSSWTTRVRRDDLVTFHVDGTHGSAVAGLHKCWSQHRVNTPKPVWNPDQPQTMNFFADWEEVPDNWPAQNGFKAQWEMFLKHVAEDAPWQYGLEAGAKGVQLAELGLKSWAERRWLDVPKLEF; encoded by the coding sequence ATGGCAGACAGACGGCTCGGACTGATCATGCACGGGGTTACCGGGCGCATGGGGTATAACCAGCATCTGGTGCGCTCGATCCTGGCGATCCGCGACCAGGGCGGCATTGCCCTTAGCAACGGCGACCGCCTGGTGGTGGACCCGATCATCGTGGGCCGCGATGCCGACAAGATCGAACGCCTGGCGAAAAAGCACGACATCAAGCGCTGGGGCAGCGACCTCGATGCCGCGCTTGCCAACCCCGACGACACGGTGTTTTTCGACGCCGGCACCACGCTGATGCGCGCCTCGCTGATCGAGAAGGCGCTCGCCGCGGGCAAGCATGTCTATTGCGAAAAGCCGACCAGCGATTCCCTCGATGTCGCCGTCAACCTCGCCAAGACCGCGCGTGCCTCCGGGCTCAAGCATGGCGTGGTGCAGGACAAGCTGTTCCTGCCGGGCCTGATGAAGCTCAAGATGCTGCGCGACAGCGGCTTTTTCGGCAAGATCCTGTCGGTGCGCGGCGAGTTCGGTTACTGGGTGTTCGAGGGTGACTGGCAGCCGGCGCAACGGCCGAGCTGGAATTACCGCAAGGCCGATGGCGGCGGCATTATCCTGGATATGCTGTGCCACTGGCGCTATGTGCTCGATAACCTGTTCGGCGAAGTGCAGGCGGTGTCGTGCCTGGGCGCCACCCATATTCCGGAACGCGTCGACGAGAAGGGCAACCGCTTCAAGGCAGATACGGACGACGCGGCCTATGCCACGTTCGAACTCGAAGGCGGCGTGGTCGCCCAGATCAATTCGAGCTGGACCACGCGCGTGCGCCGCGACGACCTCGTCACCTTCCATGTCGACGGTACGCATGGCTCGGCCGTGGCGGGGCTGCACAAGTGCTGGAGCCAGCATCGCGTCAATACGCCCAAGCCGGTGTGGAACCCGGACCAGCCGCAGACCATGAACTTCTTTGCCGACTGGGAGGAAGTGCCGGACAACTGGCCGGCGCAGAACGGCTTCAAGGCGCAGTGGGAAATGTTCCTCAAGCATGTCGCCGAGGATGCGCCGTGGCAATACGGGCTCGAAGCCGGCGCCAAGGGCGTTCAGCTCGCCGAACTCGGCCTCAAGAGCTGGGCCGAACGCCGCTGGCTGGACGTGCCGAAGCTGGAATTCTAG
- a CDS encoding dihydrodipicolinate synthase family protein, with protein MPTLNLPNADRSISPYTLTGTPIPFVRHKATDFSRIAYAAAHVVADPLANNDPWLTPAIDWDTTLKFRHRLWDLGLGVAEAMDTAQRGMGLTWTDAQELIRRAQAEARTRDDSLIAYGAGTDHLMPGPDVTIDQIIAAYEEQVGFVEGQGGRVILMASRALAAAAKSPDDYARVYGRILSQVKQPVIMHWLGEMFDPALQGYWADVDHDRAMDVCLDVIAANAKNVDGIKISLLSAEKEIAMRRRLPASVKMYTGDDFNYAELIAGDDQGYSHALLGIFDAIAPAASAGLAALGKGNNNEFFDLLEPTVPLSRHIFAAPTRFYKTGVVFLAYLNGLQDHFAMIGGQQSTRSVQHLTELFRLADKARVLADPELAAKRMQAVLAVNGVAAR; from the coding sequence ATGCCCACCCTCAACCTGCCCAATGCCGACCGCTCCATTTCCCCCTATACCCTCACAGGCACGCCCATTCCCTTCGTGCGTCACAAGGCGACGGACTTTTCGCGTATCGCCTATGCTGCGGCTCATGTGGTGGCCGACCCGCTGGCCAATAATGATCCCTGGCTTACCCCTGCCATCGACTGGGACACGACGCTCAAGTTCCGCCATCGCCTGTGGGATCTCGGCCTCGGTGTCGCCGAAGCCATGGACACGGCGCAGCGCGGCATGGGCCTGACCTGGACCGATGCGCAGGAGCTGATCCGCCGCGCCCAGGCCGAGGCGCGGACGCGCGATGACAGCCTCATCGCCTATGGCGCCGGTACGGATCACCTGATGCCCGGCCCCGACGTCACCATCGACCAGATCATCGCCGCCTATGAAGAACAGGTGGGGTTTGTCGAGGGCCAGGGCGGCCGCGTGATCCTGATGGCTTCTCGCGCGCTGGCCGCGGCCGCCAAATCGCCCGATGACTATGCCCGCGTCTATGGCCGCATCCTCAGCCAGGTGAAGCAACCGGTCATCATGCATTGGCTGGGGGAGATGTTCGACCCGGCCTTGCAGGGTTACTGGGCTGATGTCGACCACGACAGGGCGATGGATGTCTGCCTCGACGTCATCGCCGCCAATGCGAAGAACGTTGACGGCATCAAGATTTCGCTGCTGTCGGCCGAGAAGGAAATCGCCATGCGCCGGCGGCTACCAGCCTCGGTCAAGATGTATACCGGCGACGACTTCAACTATGCCGAACTCATTGCTGGCGACGACCAGGGCTATTCGCATGCGCTGCTCGGCATCTTCGACGCCATCGCGCCGGCCGCTTCGGCGGGTCTCGCGGCGCTGGGCAAGGGCAACAATAACGAGTTCTTTGACCTGCTCGAACCGACGGTACCGCTCAGCCGCCATATCTTTGCGGCGCCGACGCGGTTCTACAAGACCGGGGTTGTGTTCCTCGCCTATCTCAACGGATTGCAGGACCATTTCGCTATGATCGGGGGGCAGCAATCGACCCGTTCAGTGCAGCATCTGACCGAACTGTTCCGCCTTGCCGACAAGGCGCGCGTGCTGGCCGATCCGGAATTGGCAGCGAAGCGCATGCAGGCCGTGCTGGCGGTGAATGGGGTAGCTGCGCGATGA